One genomic window of Arvicola amphibius chromosome 4, mArvAmp1.2, whole genome shotgun sequence includes the following:
- the Cldn6 gene encoding claudin-6 — MASAGLQILGIVLTLLGWVNALVSCALPMWKVTAFIGNSIVVAQMVWEGLWMSCVVQSTGQMQCKVYDSLLALPQDLQAARALCVVTLLVVLLGLLVYLAGAKCTTCVEDKNSKSRLVLISGITFVISGVLTLIPVSWTAHSIIQDFYNPLVADAQKRELGASLYLGWAASGLLLLGGGLLCCSCSSGGPRGPGHYMARYSTSAPHSAIRGPSEYPTKNYV; from the coding sequence ATGGCCTCTGCCGGTCTGCAAATCTTGGGGATTGTCCTGACCCTGCTTGGCTGGGTCAACGCCCTGGTGTCTTGTGCTCTACCCATGTGGAAGGTGACAGCCTTCATCGGCAACAGCATCGTTGTGGCCCAGATGGTGTGGGAGGGGCTGTGGATGTCCTGTGTGGTCCAGAGCACTGGTCAGATGCAGTGCAAGGTGTACGACTCACTGCTGGCGCTACCCCAGGACCTGCAGGCTGCTAGAGCCCTCTGTGTCGTCACCCTCCTCGTTGTCCTGCTTGGCCTGCTGGTCTACCTCGCGGGAGCCAAATGCACTACCTGTGTGGAAGACAAGAATTCCAAGTCTCGACTGGTGCTCATCTCCGGGATCACCTTTGTCATCTCCGGTGTCCTCACCCTTATTCCTGTCTCCTGGACTGCCCACTCCATCATCCAGGACTTCTATAACCCCTTGGTAGCTGATGCTCAAAAGCGGGAGCTGGGGGCCTCCCTCTATCTGGGCTGGGCAGCCTCGGGCCTTTTGCTGCTGGGTGGAGGGCTGTTGTGCTGTTCTTGCTCCTCTGGGGGGCCCCGGGGACCTGGCCATTACATGGCCCGTTATTCTACGTCTGCCCCACATTCGGCCATTCGGGGACCCTCTGAATACCCCACCAAGAATTATGTCTGA
- the Cldn9 gene encoding claudin-9, whose amino-acid sequence MASTGLELLGMTLAVLGWLGTLVSCALPLWKVTAFIGNSIVVAQVVWEGLWMSCVVQSTGQMQCKVYDSLLALPQDLQAARALCVVALLLALLGLLVAITGAQCTTCVEDEGAKARIVLTAGVLLLLSGILVLIPVCWTAHAIIQDFYNPLVAEALKRELGASLYLGWAAAALLMLGGGLLCCTCPPSHFERPRGPRLGYSIPSRSGASGLDKRDYV is encoded by the coding sequence ATGGCTtcgactggtcttgaactccttggCATGACCCTGGCAGTGCTAGGCTGGCTGGGGACCCTGGTGTCCTGTGCCCTGCCACTGTGGAAGGTGACTGCTTTCATCGGCAACAGCATCGTTGTGGCCCAGGTGGTGTGGGAGGGGCTGTGGATGTCCTGTGTGGTCCAGAGCACTGGCCAGATGCAGTGCAAGGTGTACGACTCACTGCTGGCGCTACCCCAGGATCTGCAGGCTGCCAGAGCCCTCTGTGTTGTTGCCCTCCTGCTGGCTTTGCTGGGCCTGCTGGTGGCTATCACGGGTGCCCAGTGCACCACATGCGTGGAGGACGAAGGTGCCAAGGCCCGAATTGTGCTCACTGCAGgggtcctccttctcctctcgGGCATCCTGGTGCTCATCCCTGTCTGCTGGACAGCCCATGCCATCATCCAGGATTTCTATAACCCACTGGTGGCTGAAGCCCTCAAGAGAGAGTTGGGGGCCTCCCTCTACCTGGGCTGGGCAGCGGCTGCACTGCTCATGCTGGGGGGAGGGCTCCTCTGCTGTACGTGTCCCCCATCCCATTTCGAGCGGCCCCGTGGACCCAGGCTGGGCTACTCCATCCCCTCCCGTTCGGGTGCTTCAGGACTGGATAAGAGGGACTATGTGTGA